One Sus scrofa isolate TJ Tabasco breed Duroc chromosome 1, Sscrofa11.1, whole genome shotgun sequence DNA segment encodes these proteins:
- the PKIB gene encoding cAMP-dependent protein kinase inhibitor beta isoform X2 — protein sequence MRTDSSKMTDVEPVVNNFASSARAGRRNALPDIQGSPTTGGTSELPLKLEALSVKEDVKNKDEETAQDQSEKPEDEGK from the exons ATGAGGACAGATTCATCAAAAATGACGGATGTGGAGCCTGTGGTCAACAATTTCGCATCATCAGCAAGGGCAGGCCGCCGGAATGCTCTACCAGACATCCAGGGTTCACCCACCACGGGTGGAACTTCGGAGCTGCCCCTCAAACTGGAAGCCCTCTCCGTGAAGGAAG atgtgaaaaataaagatgaagaaacagcgCAAGACCAATCAGAAAAGCCTGAAGATGAAGGAAAATGA